CAATTTTATTTCCCAATGTTTACACACGGGGGGTGCTCCGATGAATGGTTTTCCGAATCGGGGAAGAGGTTGGTGGCTCCGAAATAATAATTGGAGTTACAGCTGGGCTGTAGCAAATTCCTTAAGACTGTTTCTAGCAAATCCACAAAATGCTTTAAAGGCAAGGGAAGTGAAGAGCCCTGATCAATTGTTATTAGGTGATGTCATTTGCTATGATTTTGAAGGGGACGGCCGTTATAATCATAATACAGTTGTAACAGGTAAGGATCCACTTGGTATGCCGCTAGTAAATGCCCATACATACAATAGTCGAATGCGGTATTGGGCGTATGAAGATTCAACAGCCTACACCCCGAAAATTAAGTATAAGTTTTTTACCATTAATGATGGAAGGTAATCATTTTTGCCTGGTTGCCATTGAGTGGTATAATATCAGGTAGAGTTTTTATATGAGGTGAAAATACGTGGCAATACATATCGTTTTATATCAACCACAAATTCCAGCAAATACAGGAAATATCGCACGGACTTGTGCAGGAACAGATACTATTTTACATTTAATTCGACCATTAGGTTTTTCAACGGATGATAAAATGTTGAAAAGGGCTGGTTTGGATTACTGGCAATTTGTAAAGATTGTTTACTATGACTCATTAGATGAGTTTTATGAAAAAAATTCAGGCGGTGAATTTTTCTATATAACAAAGTTTGGTCAAAAGCCGTTTACTTCCTTTGACTATAGTGTTGTGAATAAAGATTATTTCTTTATCTTTGGTCGTGAAACAACAGGACTTCCAAAGGATGTTATTGAAAAAAATAAGGATGTAAGCCTTCGGATTCCGATGAATGAAAATATTCGTTCTCTGAATCTATCCAATACAGCTGCCATACTTATCTACGAGGCATTGAGGCAGCAAAACTATCCAAATTTAATTAAGTGAAAAGGGACCAGAATGGTCTCTTTTTTCTAATGTGAAAGGAAGAATATTATGAATGATGTAATAACAAACATACTCAATCACCGTTCGATTCGCCATTTTGAGGATAAGCTGTTAACTGATGAACAAATTAGTACTATTATTTCCTGTGCACAGTCAGCATCAACATCAAGCTATATTCAAGCCTATTCGATTATTGGAATCAAGGATAAAGAAAAAAAGAGAAAGTTAGCTGAGCTTGCTGGAAATCAGGGTTATGTAGAAAATAATGGGCATTTCCTGGTCTTTTGTGCTGATCTTCATCGTCATGAAATAATTGGTGAAAGAGAAGGTAAAAATGTGATTCCAACAATCGAAAGCACAGAAAAATTCATGGTATCTCTGATTGATGCATCACTTGCAGCACAAAACGCTGCGATAGCTGCTGAATCGATGGGGTTGGGAATTTGCTATATTGGTGGGATTCGTAATAACCTTGAAGGGGTAAAAGATCTATTGAAAACTCCTGAAAGGGTTATTCCTCTTTTCGGAATGGCAATTGGATACCCTACAAAAATAACGGACCAAAAACCAAGGTTGCCACTTGAGCACATTTATCATGAGGATCAGTATGAACAAAATAGAGAGGTTTATGTAAAGCAGCTTCAAGATTATGATAACCTTATTTCAAGCTATTATGAAAAAAGAACAAATAGTGTACGCAATGATCGTTGGACGGACCAGATGGCAAAAATGCTTGAAAAACAAACAAGAATGTATATGAAAGAATTTGTGCAAAAAAGCAAAATGGATCTTCAGTGAAAAAATATAATATATTATGCCTATAGAAAAAGACTGCCAATTGGCAGTCTTTTTTTACTTTGTAGAACCAGGTTTATCATTGTAACCGGACGTGAAGATAGCTGCTAAAAATGCGATTATAACTAAAATTACAAAAAATGTATTCATATTTATGTAGCCCCTTTTACCATCAGATTTAGGTTGTTTTCCCATTTCTACATTTATTATAGCCTAACATTTTAAAATGAAAAGTGAAGATTTGCACAGTTGGGGGTAAAAAGAAAGACAGTTTGTTTTTTCGATATGAATGTTCAATTGTCCAAAAGCATAGAGTATATAAATCATCTCTGATAACGATACAGGGGGAGGACTAAATGGATATTTTAAAAAAAATTGAGAAATACCGTGATGAAGAGGAAAAACTTCGATGGGAAGGAACGTTTAAGGAATATTTACTTATGCTGAAGGAAAAGCCCTGGGTAGCCCAATCTGCCCATTCTCGAGTTTATAATATGATCAAGGATGCTGAGATTGAAGAGGAAAAAGGGGTTAGAAGATACAAATTTTTTAGTCATCAATTATTTGGATTAGAAGAAGCTCTTGAAAGACTTGTAGAGGAATACTTCCATCCTGCTGCCAAAAGGCTTGATGTGAGAAAGCGTATTTTACTATTAATGGGCCCTGTAAGTGGGGGGAAATCCACGCTAGTTACCATGCTGAAAAGGGGTCTTGAAGAATATTCACGGACAGACAAAGGATCTATTTTTGCAATTAAAGGATGCCCGATGCACGAGGATCCACTTCATTTAATCCCACAGTTTTTGCGAGACGATTTTAATAAGGAATATGGCATTCGGATTGAAGGAAACTTATCTCCCTTAAACATGATGCGTCTTGAACAGGAGTATGGTGGGAAGATTGAAGATGTTATAGTTGAAAGGATCTTTTTCTCGGAAGACAAACGAACTGGGATTGGAACATTTAGTCCATCAGATCCAAAATCCCAGGACATTGCCGATTTGACAGGCAGTATTGACTTTTCCACAATTGCTGAATATGGTTCAGAATCTGACCCAAGGGCATACCGATTTGATGGTGAATTAAATAAAGCCAATCGTGGGATGATGGAATTCCAAGAAATGTTGAAATGTGATGAGAAATTTTTGTGGCATTTGTTGTCATTGACACAAGAGGGGAATTTCAAAGCAGGGCGATTCGCATTGATTTCTGCGGATGAATTAATCGTTGCTCATACGAATGAAACGGAGTATCGGTCATTTATTTCGAATAAAAAAAATGAGGCACTGCATTCAAGAATTATTGTAATGCCGATTCCTTATAACTTAAAGGCTTCTCAAGAAGAAAAGATATATGAAAAAATGATCAATGAAAGTGATGTGGCCGATGTACACATTGCTCCGCACACCTTAAAAGTGGCTGCGATGTTTACGATTCTAACTCGCTTAAAAGAACCGAAAAAAGGTGATATTGATTTAGTGAAAAAAATGCGCCTTTATGACGGTGAAAATGTGGAAGGATTTAATGAAGCGGATGTTAGTGAACTTAAAAAAGAATATCCTGATGAAGGAATGAGTGGCATTGATCCTCGCTACGTTATTAATCGGATATCCTCCACAATAATCAGGAAAGAAGTACCGTCCATTAATGCATTGGATGTATTGCGGTCATTAAAAGACGGACTTGATCAACATCCATCGATTACAGCCGAATTACGAGAACGCTATTTGAATTTTATTTCACTAGCTCGTAAAGAGTATGATACGATTGCGAAGAAGGAAGTCCAAAAAGCGTTTGTTTATTCATACGAAGAGTCTGCTAAAACATTAATGGATAACTATTTGGATAATGTTGAAGCCTATTGCAATAAGGCGAAGCTCCGGGATCCATTAACAGGGGAAGAAATTAATCCTGATGAAAAGCTTATGCGCTCGATTGAAGAGCAAATTGGCATTTCAGAAAATGCGAAAAAATCATTCCGTGAAGAAGTGCTTATTCGAATTTCTGCCTTTGCAAGGAAGGGCAAACGGTTTGATTATAATTCACATGATCGCTTGCGTGAAGCTATCCAAAAGAAACTTTTTGCCGATTTAAAAGATGTTGTTAAAATTACAACTTCATCTAAAACACCAGATGAGCAGCAGTTAAAAAAAGTCAATGAAGTCGTTGCTCGTCTGATTGATAAGCATGGTTATAACTCTACTTCTGCGAATGACCTGTTAAAGTATGTAGGAAGTCTATTAAACCGATAAAAGAAATGACGAGCAGGGAAAATAAAGCTTTGTAAAAGATATATTACAATAAAGCTAGGCAATATTTAAAAGATGATTTCTGTATTAAACTAGGGCACTGTAAAACATTCGTTTTTATCAAAGATAATATATAGCTGTATTAAAAAGGCTCTTTTCTTAAACTTTGTTGCTAGTTGAAACTAAATTAGAATGGTATTCCAGTTTACCGATAAAAACCGTAGGAAGTTTTTAAGGAAAGAGCACGATACCATTGTTATTTCGGGTTTTTAGACTAGGTACGAAAAACAACAATCTATGCGAAAACAGCCATTAAAAAAGACGACGCTAAAATTCAAAATGAATTTTAAGTCGTCTTTTTGATTAAATAGAGGCTTTTATACCTATTTTACATTGAATTGTTAAAAAAGTATTACTTAACCGACAAGTAATGCTTTTTTTATTGCGCTCAAACTGTATTCCATATCATTCATTCAAGTAGTTACTTGATTATTCCTTGAAAAAGAGTAAACTAATATTCAAACAATCGCTTGAATGAGGAGTGAGATAATGTCCAAAAAGGATACTTGTGAGATTTATTGTTTTGATGAGAGCAAAGTTAGCCGAATTCAAGGTGAATTACAAACCATAGATATTTCGAGTGTTGCCCAATTGTTTAAAGCGATCGCTGATGAAAATAGAGCAAAAATAACCTATGCATTGTGTAGAGATGAAGAGCTATGTGTTTGTGATATAGCAAATATTATAGGCACCACGGTTGCAAATACTTCCTTTCATTTACGCACGCTCCATAAACAAGGGATTGTAAACTTTAGAAAAGAAGGAAAGATGGCGTTTTATTCCATAAATGATGAACAAATTAAACAGTTAATTACTATTGCTGTACTACATAGGATAGAGGTGAAAGCCAATGTCTGAACATGAAACAAAAACTTACCGGGTACAAGGATTTTCCTGAGCTGGCTGTGCAAAAACGTTCGAAACGAACGTGAAACACCTGGATGGTGTTTTGGATGCGAAGGTAAACTTTGGAGCCTCGAAAATAGTGGTTACAGGAAATACGACGATTGATGCACTTGAAAAAGCAGGTGCGTTCGAAAATTTGAAATTATGGGACGAAAATGAAAAAAAAGTAAAACAAAAGCCGTTCTGGAAGCAAAAAGAAAATGTGAAAGTATATCTTTCTACCCTAATCCTTGTTAGTAGCGGATTTTTAGAATACCAAATTGGGGAGGGACATCATCTTCCGACAATCGGGTATGCTGTAGCGATCCTGATCGGCGGTTATTCACTGTTTATTAAGGGGCTGAAAAATTTAGCTCGATTACAATTTGATATGAACACACTTATGACGATTGCCATTTTGGGGGCGGCGGTAATTGGGCAGTGGAAGGAAGGGGCAACCGTTGTCATTCTCTTTGCCGTCAGTGAAGTTCTAGAACGTTATTCAATGGATAAAGCTCGTCAATCCATTGAATCGTTGCTGGATATTGCTCCAAAAGAAGCGTTAATTCGTCGTGAAAGTGAAGAAATAATGGTCCGTGTTGAAGATATTCAAATGGGCGATCTTATGATTGTAAAGCCTGGACAGAAGGTAGCGATGGATGGAATCGTCATTAAGGGCACATCTACGTTAAATCAGGCTGCTATTACTGGAGAAAGTGTTCCAGTAATAAAGAGTATTGATGATGAAGTCTTTGCTGGGACATTAAATGAAGAAGGATTATTGGAAGTAAAAGTAACAAAACGGGTAGAAGATACGACTCTATCGAAAATCATTCATTTGGTGGAGGAAGCTCAGGCAGAACGGGCCCCTTCTCAGGCATTTGTGGATCAATTTGCAAAATATTATACACCGGTGATTGTTATCATGGCTCTATTAATTGTGATTATCCCTCCTTTGTTATTTGGAGGAGTATGGAGCAAATGGATATATGAAGGATTAGCTATATTAGTGGTTGGCTGCCCATGTGCCTTGGTTATTTCAACGCCAGTTGCCGTCGTAACAGCTATAGGAAATGCGGCTAGAAATGGTGTTCTCATTAAAGGGGGTATTTATTTAGAGGAAGCGGGAGCTCTAAGAGTTATTGCTTTTGATAAAACAGGAACACTGACACAAGGGATTCCTACTGTAACTGACATTATTCCTGTTGTTGGAAATGAAAATGAGCTTTTGACGATTTTAGCATCCATTGAAAAAGGATCCCAACATCCCTTAGCATCAGCTGTTATAAGAAAAGCTGAAGAGAGTGGATTGGATTTTATTGATAAATTTGTTGAAGAATTTCAATCTATTACTGGTAAGGGTGTAAAAGTAAAAGTAAATCATGATTGGTATTACGTGGGAAGTCCGAAACTGTTTGAAGAATTACTTCAAACAATAGAGAGAAGTATGAAAGAAAAAATTATTCGTTTGCAAACAGAAGGAAAAACAGTCGTGATGTTAGGAACCGAAAAGGAATTCCTCTTGTTAGTTGCGGTAGCGGATGAAATTAGAGATTCATCAAAAGGGGTTATTCAAAAACTTCATCAAATAGGAATTGAAAAAACAGTTATGCTGACGGGCGATAACCAACGGACCGCAGAAACAATAGGAACTGAAGTTGGGGTTTCAGAAATAAAGGCTGATTTGCTACCAGAAGAAAAACTGAACTTTATTAAGGAGCTTAGGGCAAAGCATCATAGTGTGGCGATGGTTGGAGATGGAGTTAATGATGCACCAGCACTTGCCGCTTCAACTGTTGGTGTCGTAATGGGTGGTGCAGGAACGGATACGGCACTTGAAACAGCTGATATTGTCCTTATGTCTGATGATTTAAGCAAATTGCCATATACCATTAAATTAAGCCGAAAGGCATTAGCAATTATAAAACAAAATATTACTTTCGCGTTAGCCATTAAAGCTGTGGCTTTACTCCTAGTTATTCCCGGATGGTTAACATTATGGATAGCCGTATTCGCTGATATGGGAGCCACATTAATCGTTACGCTAAACAGTTTAAGATTACTGAAAGTAAAAGAATAATTTTTTAACAACAATAATTGTATTCAATCAAACAGTAGGATTAAGTGGGTTCTACTGTTTTTGTTATTGGCTGTTTTCGCATAGATTGTTGTTTTTCATACCTAGTCTAAAAACCCGAAATAATAATAGTATCGTGCTCTTTTCTTAAAAACTTCCTACGGTTTTCATCGGTAAACTGGAATACCATTCTAATTTAGTTTCAACTAGCAACAAAGTTTAAGAAAAGAGCCTTGTTATTTTAAATAATTACTTAGATTCATATCATTTTTGAAAAAAAATATTTGATTCAATACTTGCAAATTGCAAATAATAATATATAATACAGGTAAGAGGTGAAAATATTGGAAAATACCCGAGAACTTTTTCAGATGATGACTCGTAGGTTTGGCTTCCTCAATAAAAACTGTTGTAGTGTTGGTTCAGTAGAAATCTCCGTTGTCCATAGTCATATCCTTTACGAAATTGATAAAAATAAAAACCCTTCGATACAACAAGTGGCAGAAACATTAGGCATTGATATAACAACTTTTAGCCGCCAGGTTCAAAGCTTAGTCAAACAAGGATTTGTGAAGAAAACACCGGATCCGAGTGATCGAAGAGTTTCAATCCTTTCTTTAACAACGGAAGGAAAGTTTATCGCTTCTGCGATTGATTCACAAATGAATCAATATTTAGAACAAGTATTTTCGCACTTAAATGAATTTGAAAAAGAAACCATTATTCGCTCTATAGAATTGTTATCAAGTGCAATGGAAAAAACAACATACTGCTGCCAGCCATTTTTATGAGTAACACTTGTTACTCATAAAAAATGAACAAATACTTGCAAATTGCAAATAATAGGAGGAATCAAAATGTGGGTTGTAAACTGGATTGAAGTAGGGAAAAGCTTTCTATCAATTGCTTTAGAATTAACTGTATTGTTTATCGGTATTTCATTTTTAATCAATCTTATTCAAGGATTTATTCCTTATGAAAAAATGGAAAAGTGGATGGAAAACAGTCATCCACTCGTCAGTGCTTTAATAGCCCTGGCATTTGCCTTCATAACACCATTTTGTTCTTGTTCAACCATTCCGGTTGTGGTGAATTTGTTAAATAAAAAAGTACGGTTTGGGATTGTAATGATTTTCTTGTTTTCTTCACCGGTTCTTGATCCAACCATTATTACTTTAATGGTAGCTATATTAGGTGTAAAGGTAGCAGCTATTTACACGATTATAACTTCAATCTTATCTGTCATCATTGGATTTACACTTGAAAAAATCGGTTTTGCGAACCAAGTTAGAAACGTCGTCATGAAAGGATATGATGATACACAAAAACGATTTAATTTGAAAGGGGCGCTAACAGAAACGATTCAGTTAATGAAAACTGTTTACCCGTATTTAATAATTGGAGCAGGGATTGGGTCCATTATTCACGGTGCTGTTCCAACCACGTGGATATCTACCTATATGGGAGGAGATAAATGGTGGTTAGTTCCGATTGCTGCAATTATTGGAATTCCTTTATATATAAGACTTTCGACAATGATTCCTATCTCCCAAATCATGTTGGCAAAAGGAATGGCATTAGGACCTGTTATGGCATTGATGATTAGTTCAGCTGGTGCAAGTCTTCCAGAATTAACATTACTTAATAGCATTTTCAAAAAGAAATTAGTCGCAGCCTTTGTAGGTTCCGTATTTCTTATGTCCACCATCTCTGGATTTTTATTTTATGTAGTGTAGATATTATTCGACAATAGGAGGAATGAAAGATGAATATTTTAAAATCATTATTTGGTAAAAAAGAAGGAAATAGTTCTTGTTGTAACATTCAAATTCAAGAAGTAGAAAAAACGGAATCAAAAGAAGGAACAAAAGAAGGAACAAAAGAAGGAACAAAAGAAGGAACAAAAGAAGGAACAAAAGAAGGAACAAAAGAAGGAACAAAAGAAGGAACAAAAGAAGGAACAAAAGAAGAATCGTGTTGTAATTCAAAGACACCAAAAAATGATATTAATAATAGAGGACCTTTTCCTTTAATTTAGAAAAAGGCTTAGCTGTAATGGAATCAGAAGATGGTGAAATTTGCGAAAAGATAAACCAGTGCATTTTCGTATATTGAATCGCACTGGTTTTTTGCTGTTTGAATAAATGAAATAAGCTCTTTTCTTAAACCTTGTTGCTATTTAAAACTAAATTAGAATGGTATTCCAGTTTACCGATGAAAACCGTAGGAAATTTTTAAGAAAAGAGCACGATACCATTGTTATTTCGTGTTTTTAGGCTAGGTACGAAAAACAACAATTTATGCGAAAACTGCCATGAAATAAGTGCTGTCAAAGCACAGTACCAACTCTAATATGTCCTATTTGTCAGTTGCCCTCGATGCTAGTAACGTAACAGTGGTAATGATTTACTTGAATTTTTGATAAGCCGTTTAACCTTTTTAGCTTAAAAAAGTTTTTTTGTTAACGCACTAAAGTAAGTAACAATCGTTGATAAATAATCTGCACTTGAATCGCATAAGTGCAACTAAGCAATCGCTGGCGCTAGCCAAATTTTCTTTATTTTTTAATTGGTGGATTGTTGACATCAACATGAATAGGAAGAAGATTGTCTCGTTCATTTTCCCCATAGAATTGCTCCTGGATTTCCTGATTTGCCCTTTCAGCCATGGAATCTACCGAAGAAGAGGCTCTAGAACTATAATCTTTAAATTTTTCATTCAAATATTGGTTTGTTTCTTTAACCTTATTTTTGGTTTGATCAGCTTCTATCACAGTAATCCCTCTTTTAGTTATTTTTTCTGCTGATGAAGAAAAATAATACTCATTCCTCTTACTAATATTGATTTTATTAAAAAATAAATACACAGAACTTTAAAAAATTAACTATTCCTCCTAAAAAGGAGCTCTATTTAAATAAATGCAAAGAAAGACTTGCTAGTCCAACCCGTGCATCCATATTTATTAACCATATTTTTAACAATGATAATAAATAATTATCGGAAAGGATTATGTAAAAGAAAAAATTAGATCTTTACAAAAACTCAATATAAATTTACTAAACCTTTACATGAAATTCAAAGTAAATTAACACTATATCGTTATTATTAAACATGTAAGGCAAACATAAACCAAAATCCTTGGGGGGAATTATGGAATGAAAAGTTTGAAGAAAATTAGCCTACTACTAATTGTAGCTGCTTTAATGGTATTCGCGGCTGCTTGCGGGGGTGGTGCTTCTAAAGATAAAACAGAAGGCACTGCTACAAAAGAAAATGCAAATAAGGAACTTTCTGGTTCGTTAGTTATATCTGGTTCAACGGCATTGCAGCCACTCGTTGCTGCTGCTGCAGAAGAATTCATGAATAAAAATCCAAAAGTAAGTATTCAAGTAAACGGTGGTGGATCTGGTACAGGTTTATCACAGGTTTCACAAGGGGCAGTTCAAATTGGTAACTCAGATGTTTTTGCTGAAGAAAAAACGATTTCTGGCCTTAATGACAACAAAGTTGCAGTAGTTGGAATGACAGCTGCAATTAACCCTAAAGTCGGACTTAAAGATATCAAAAAAGCTGATCTTATCAAAGTGTTCACTGG
The Neobacillus sp. PS3-40 genome window above contains:
- the trmL gene encoding tRNA (uridine(34)/cytosine(34)/5-carboxymethylaminomethyluridine(34)-2'-O)-methyltransferase TrmL; amino-acid sequence: MAIHIVLYQPQIPANTGNIARTCAGTDTILHLIRPLGFSTDDKMLKRAGLDYWQFVKIVYYDSLDEFYEKNSGGEFFYITKFGQKPFTSFDYSVVNKDYFFIFGRETTGLPKDVIEKNKDVSLRIPMNENIRSLNLSNTAAILIYEALRQQNYPNLIK
- the nfsA gene encoding oxygen-insensitive NADPH nitroreductase; translated protein: MNDVITNILNHRSIRHFEDKLLTDEQISTIISCAQSASTSSYIQAYSIIGIKDKEKKRKLAELAGNQGYVENNGHFLVFCADLHRHEIIGEREGKNVIPTIESTEKFMVSLIDASLAAQNAAIAAESMGLGICYIGGIRNNLEGVKDLLKTPERVIPLFGMAIGYPTKITDQKPRLPLEHIYHEDQYEQNREVYVKQLQDYDNLISSYYEKRTNSVRNDRWTDQMAKMLEKQTRMYMKEFVQKSKMDLQ
- a CDS encoding PrkA family serine protein kinase yields the protein MDILKKIEKYRDEEEKLRWEGTFKEYLLMLKEKPWVAQSAHSRVYNMIKDAEIEEEKGVRRYKFFSHQLFGLEEALERLVEEYFHPAAKRLDVRKRILLLMGPVSGGKSTLVTMLKRGLEEYSRTDKGSIFAIKGCPMHEDPLHLIPQFLRDDFNKEYGIRIEGNLSPLNMMRLEQEYGGKIEDVIVERIFFSEDKRTGIGTFSPSDPKSQDIADLTGSIDFSTIAEYGSESDPRAYRFDGELNKANRGMMEFQEMLKCDEKFLWHLLSLTQEGNFKAGRFALISADELIVAHTNETEYRSFISNKKNEALHSRIIVMPIPYNLKASQEEKIYEKMINESDVADVHIAPHTLKVAAMFTILTRLKEPKKGDIDLVKKMRLYDGENVEGFNEADVSELKKEYPDEGMSGIDPRYVINRISSTIIRKEVPSINALDVLRSLKDGLDQHPSITAELRERYLNFISLARKEYDTIAKKEVQKAFVYSYEESAKTLMDNYLDNVEAYCNKAKLRDPLTGEEINPDEKLMRSIEEQIGISENAKKSFREEVLIRISAFARKGKRFDYNSHDRLREAIQKKLFADLKDVVKITTSSKTPDEQQLKKVNEVVARLIDKHGYNSTSANDLLKYVGSLLNR
- a CDS encoding metalloregulator ArsR/SmtB family transcription factor, which codes for MSKKDTCEIYCFDESKVSRIQGELQTIDISSVAQLFKAIADENRAKITYALCRDEELCVCDIANIIGTTVANTSFHLRTLHKQGIVNFRKEGKMAFYSINDEQIKQLITIAVLHRIEVKANV
- a CDS encoding heavy metal translocating P-type ATPase translates to MSEHETKTYRVQGFSUAGCAKTFETNVKHLDGVLDAKVNFGASKIVVTGNTTIDALEKAGAFENLKLWDENEKKVKQKPFWKQKENVKVYLSTLILVSSGFLEYQIGEGHHLPTIGYAVAILIGGYSLFIKGLKNLARLQFDMNTLMTIAILGAAVIGQWKEGATVVILFAVSEVLERYSMDKARQSIESLLDIAPKEALIRRESEEIMVRVEDIQMGDLMIVKPGQKVAMDGIVIKGTSTLNQAAITGESVPVIKSIDDEVFAGTLNEEGLLEVKVTKRVEDTTLSKIIHLVEEAQAERAPSQAFVDQFAKYYTPVIVIMALLIVIIPPLLFGGVWSKWIYEGLAILVVGCPCALVISTPVAVVTAIGNAARNGVLIKGGIYLEEAGALRVIAFDKTGTLTQGIPTVTDIIPVVGNENELLTILASIEKGSQHPLASAVIRKAEESGLDFIDKFVEEFQSITGKGVKVKVNHDWYYVGSPKLFEELLQTIERSMKEKIIRLQTEGKTVVMLGTEKEFLLLVAVADEIRDSSKGVIQKLHQIGIEKTVMLTGDNQRTAETIGTEVGVSEIKADLLPEEKLNFIKELRAKHHSVAMVGDGVNDAPALAASTVGVVMGGAGTDTALETADIVLMSDDLSKLPYTIKLSRKALAIIKQNITFALAIKAVALLLVIPGWLTLWIAVFADMGATLIVTLNSLRLLKVKE
- a CDS encoding MarR family winged helix-turn-helix transcriptional regulator — its product is MENTRELFQMMTRRFGFLNKNCCSVGSVEISVVHSHILYEIDKNKNPSIQQVAETLGIDITTFSRQVQSLVKQGFVKKTPDPSDRRVSILSLTTEGKFIASAIDSQMNQYLEQVFSHLNEFEKETIIRSIELLSSAMEKTTYCCQPFL
- a CDS encoding permease produces the protein MWVVNWIEVGKSFLSIALELTVLFIGISFLINLIQGFIPYEKMEKWMENSHPLVSALIALAFAFITPFCSCSTIPVVVNLLNKKVRFGIVMIFLFSSPVLDPTIITLMVAILGVKVAAIYTIITSILSVIIGFTLEKIGFANQVRNVVMKGYDDTQKRFNLKGALTETIQLMKTVYPYLIIGAGIGSIIHGAVPTTWISTYMGGDKWWLVPIAAIIGIPLYIRLSTMIPISQIMLAKGMALGPVMALMISSAGASLPELTLLNSIFKKKLVAAFVGSVFLMSTISGFLFYVV